Below is a window of Bacteroidales bacterium DNA.
TATTGCTGTCTGGCTATTTTCTGCAGTAAATCCAGCGTAAGTATCCAGAACTTCTCGACGGTGCTGATTTCGAGCCTTTCGCTGGGAGAGTGAACGCCCCTCATGGTCGGGCCGTAACTGATCATATCCATCCCGGGATATTTATCTCCGATCAATCCGCATTCCAGTCCTGCATGGATGGCCCTGACGACCGGCTTTTGACCGAATAGCGTTTCGTACGAATGAACACACAATTCCAACACTTTGGAATTTGGATTTGGCGCCCAGCCGGGATACCCGTTGGATTGTTCAATTCGCGCACCGGTAAGATTAAAAACGGCCGATACCATGTTGCAGATATCTTCTTTGGCTGATTCTATGGAGCTGCGCTGGCTGGTGGAAATCCTGAATAAGCCGTTCTGCATTTTCACAGATGCCAGGTTGGTTGATGTTTCAACAAAGTTGGGAATATCCTGCGACCAGGCGATAACGCCATGCGGGCAGGCATACAGGGAGTTCAGCAAATGATCCTGGGTTATTTTATCCAGAACAAAACCGGGTGTTTCAGATTCTTCCACATCGATCTTCAGGTCTGGTTCAGAGACCCGGAATTCAAATCTTAAATCTTTTAAATAAACCTCAGTGTAGGATTTAACAGGCTGGATCTTATCAGCCGGAACGAGGAAAATGGCGAATGCTTCCCGTGCGATGGCATTCCGCAGGTTTCCTCCTTCAAAGGAAGAAACTCGGATTCCATATTTCCTGGCAGTTTCCCACAAAAAGCGGTTCAGGATTTTATTGGCATTTCCCCTGTTTCGATGAATATCGTCGCCGGAATGGCCTCCCTGAAGCCCTGAAACTTTCATCCTGAAGGATTTATATCCTTGCGGGACCGGATCTTTCTTCAACGGCATTTCTATAACGGTATCACGGCCTCCGGCACACCCGATAAAGAATTCGCCATCATCTTCCGAATCCAGGTTCAAAAGGATCCGGCTTTTTAAAACATTGGGATCAAGGCCGAATGCACCGGTTAAACCCGTTTCTTCATCGATGGTAAAAAGGCACTCCAGCGGGCCGTGCTTGATGTCTTTTGCTTCGAGCAGGGCCAGCATGGTTGCCACGGCAATGCCATTATCAGCGCCTAGTGTGGTGCCCCGGGCCTTCAGCCATCCATCTTCTATATAGGTTTGGATCGGATCTTTATCGAAATCATGCATCACATCGGCATCTTTTTCACAAACCATATCGACATGCCCTTGCAGGCAGACAGAAGGGGCCTTTTCCAAACCGGGGCTGGATGGTTTCCTGATTATAATATTACCGACACTGTCAGTAGTAGACTCCAGTTTATGTTCTTTTCCGAAATTCACCAGGTAGCTGATAATCTTTTCCTCCTTTTTGGACGGACGGGGAATTTTCAGCACTTCAGAAAAATAAAACCAGAGTCTTTCCGGTTGTAAGGAAAGTATAGATTGATTCATAATTGAGTTGATTTTTGGTTATAGCAAAATTAAAATAATCGCACTCAGGCTGATAAGCTTTTCAGGGAAGATATTGTGTTTACCGGGTCGGGTGAGTCAAAAATGGTATAGCCTGCCACTAGTACCTGCGCTCCGGCTTTTATCAGCTGGGGCGCATTTTCAAGTGTCACGCCACCGTCAACTTCGATGAGGGCATCCGTCTTTTTTCGTGCTATTAATTCCTTTAAATGCATAATCTTTTCTAAAGTGCTTTCAATAAAACTCTGTCCGCCGAAGCCTGGATTTACCGACATCAGCATGACCAGGTCGGCATCGGTGATGATCTCTTCCAGCAGTGATACGGGTGAATGAGGATTCAAAACCACCCCGGCCATGGCGCCCAGCTTTTTAATGGCCTGGATGGTGCGGTGCAGATGGGTACAGGCTTCGTAATGGACGCTGAT
It encodes the following:
- a CDS encoding aminoacyl-histidine dipeptidase; this translates as MNQSILSLQPERLWFYFSEVLKIPRPSKKEEKIISYLVNFGKEHKLESTTDSVGNIIIRKPSSPGLEKAPSVCLQGHVDMVCEKDADVMHDFDKDPIQTYIEDGWLKARGTTLGADNGIAVATMLALLEAKDIKHGPLECLFTIDEETGLTGAFGLDPNVLKSRILLNLDSEDDGEFFIGCAGGRDTVIEMPLKKDPVPQGYKSFRMKVSGLQGGHSGDDIHRNRGNANKILNRFLWETARKYGIRVSSFEGGNLRNAIAREAFAIFLVPADKIQPVKSYTEVYLKDLRFEFRVSEPDLKIDVEESETPGFVLDKITQDHLLNSLYACPHGVIAWSQDIPNFVETSTNLASVKMQNGLFRISTSQRSSIESAKEDICNMVSAVFNLTGARIEQSNGYPGWAPNPNSKVLELCVHSYETLFGQKPVVRAIHAGLECGLIGDKYPGMDMISYGPTMRGVHSPSERLEISTVEKFWILTLDLLQKIARQQ
- the rpe gene encoding ribulose-phosphate 3-epimerase, yielding MNRFPLVAPSMLSADFGNLRRDIEMVNGSEADWFHIDVMDGVFVPNISFGFPVLKSIQKYAKKPLDVHLMIVDPDRYLERFREYGAEVISVHYEACTHLHRTIQAIKKLGAMAGVVLNPHSPVSLLEEIITDADLVMLMSVNPGFGGQSFIESTLEKIMHLKELIARKKTDALIEVDGGVTLENAPQLIKAGAQVLVAGYTIFDSPDPVNTISSLKSLSA